A window from Gallaecimonas xiamenensis 3-C-1 encodes these proteins:
- a CDS encoding GFA family protein, with product MLCTDTWGTLSMKGSCLCGAISYEVAALDTAILFCHCQTCRKAHAAPLVPTAGVMREHFVWLKGEGSLSSFESSPGKIRHFCMLCGTHLVAERPGKPVLILRVATLDDAPGAMPEAHIWTSHDLNWLDHEDIPTHHEWQPGR from the coding sequence ATGTTATGCACTGATACTTGGGGGACCTTATCTATGAAAGGAAGTTGTTTGTGTGGAGCCATCAGCTACGAAGTAGCTGCTTTGGATACAGCCATCCTCTTCTGCCACTGCCAAACCTGTAGAAAGGCCCATGCCGCACCTTTAGTCCCAACAGCAGGTGTGATGAGGGAGCATTTCGTTTGGCTAAAGGGAGAAGGCAGCCTTTCAAGCTTTGAATCCAGCCCAGGAAAGATAAGGCATTTCTGCATGCTCTGCGGCACCCACTTGGTAGCGGAGCGTCCAGGCAAACCCGTGTTGATTCTGCGAGTTGCCACTTTGGACGATGCCCCTGGTGCCATGCCGGAAGCTCATATATGGACGAGTCATGATCTGAACTGGCTGGACCATGAAGACATCCCAACCCACCACGAATGGCAGCCTGGAAGGTGA